GTAAGTAAGTTTGTTACGcgatatgtttatgcacacacacacacacacacacacacacacacacacacacacacacacacacacacacacacacacacaaacacacacacatacacacacacagacacacacacacacacatatatgtgtgcttgtgtgtgtgtgaataaatgagtgtatatatatatatatatatatatatgtgtttgtgtgtgtgtgtgtgtgtgtgtacatatatctatatatattgtatatattgtgtatacatatgacacaaacacacacacacacacacacatatatgtatggagagagagagagagagagagagagagagagagagagagagagagagagagagagagagagagagagagagagagagagagagagagagggggggtagatagactgataaattgatagacaaggAGGCAGATGCGTAGATAGACAGAAGACACACAGATGTATGAACACTGCTTCCACCACGCAAACGCTTTACTTGGGAACTGCGTGGAAAAAGCACTAAAGAGTTTTTGTCAACTAGCGagcatgaggagaaagaggatgtggATGGGTTGTTGAGAATTAAGCTGTTTTCCTTCACAAGAAACTCGGTCACGTCCTGGGAGATAAGATGGCTGAATCTTGAGAAAAAGGCAGTTCTTAGGATTGGAAAGCGTTGCTCGATCATTTATACTGACTAATATTTTGATCGCATTTTCATATACTTTGTTGTTAATCACTCTAGGTCAAATTTTTATGGGTTTATTAGCTAAACTTTAGAAGTTCATGAAGTTTCcctagttattttgttattagtatcattattgttactcttgttTTTAATCACTCTTTAAATTagaattttcttttcaatgtaaTAGTTAGAACATTTAGAATATAATGCAAACAATATTTgccttaacccaaccaccacggatttattattttgtctcctgtagttttcttttttttttttttttttttttttgtgaacataccgatggctccacatgtgctcagccgacaaggagtctatcagaaggctcgagtgaccgatcctgatttccccattccttgaattggcgagaaaatgtatttttctttttaatataatattgtcattgatgttatgattattaaattgttattaaaatcttggtaacatttaagacaatgaaataatgaaaaagaccctttccaaaagtcaaggaaaagggtaaacaggtgagatgtacaggactaataactgactccttggtgactaagcacttgtagagccatctatatgtaaataaataactggtattatagtgggcatggcacgtattcttgccatacgtgccgattgggttaacttAACAATACACGAATAGGAAATCATTTTATAAAAGTCGATAAAAAGTAGAAGACTGGTTTATATCTCTAAAAGAAATCAAAATACTAACTTTATATCTCATTTCCTGTAATAAACTAATTTGGCTATGAGGTTCTTTTATAAGttgagacaaagagaaagtatATAAGGAGTAACAAAGGAAAACTCATTAAAACGTTTGTAAAAATATTTACTAGCGTATTTCACTGActggtatacatgtacacatcacAGGTACATCTCAGTTGATGAAGAATAGTTCAAGCCGTGAGTACTCTTTCATCACAAAAATGACTGTAAAACATTCCGTGAAGATGCAAACGAATGGGACAAGGATCCCAAAGTGATCCCTCGgatttatatatttcacatatctGACACACGTTATGTTTTTTCCGAAGTTGTCACACTTGGGAAAAGTAACAACATAATTGGAAAACGTGTGCACAGTTTGAGAAAGAAAATACTTCACGAAGTCACACTGATGTCACCAGTGTAACCCAGAGTGTGCCTTATCATGGAGTCACAATTAGGATTAACATGAAGAATGGTGTCAAGCCCAACGAAAAGGGAAGGACCTCTCGACATCTTTTTGCCATAGCATCGTCTGATTTCCTGACTCGACTAGCTGTTCCTCGGTCAAGACTTGGATGAGTCAGCTTCTGCTATGGACTCGTCAGGAAAAGGCTCAGGACTCTCTTGTCCGCCGTCTGACTCGGAGTCCGCCAACTCGAAACGAACACGTCGAGGCGTCCTTGGTCTGCTCGGGGGACTGGACGGGGCGCTCGATCCTGGTGCTCTCTCTGGAGCCGTCGGTCCCTCCTCTCCAGTTCTCCGTTCTGTCGTGTCTCCCTCTGAAGGAGCTCTCACTTCATCCTGAGTCGTAGAAACACCCCCTGACGTTACAGGATAATTGGAAGGAAGTGTTCCATGTACTGTAGGAAGCGGCGTAGTTAACCCATTCCCATCCGCCGCGGACAAAGGGGCGCCGAAACTGGCTGCAAGTCCTGTCGTTGTCTTCGTGTCTCCTGGCGGAGTCATGAGTCCGGGATTCGTGGCAAGGGCGGCCAGGAGGCGAGGCGGACTTGGGAAGAAGAGGGTCCTGTAGGATGGCGGCTTCGTGACTACCTGGTCGTATGGGGGCGGGGCGTCGTTGAGGTGGCTTGCCTGGAGGAGAAAAGCGTTTTTAGGATCAGGCTAATGGGGGCTGGTTGGATTGCTTCGTCCTTGAACTTGGTATGGTGTGTATCAGTCAATTTAATCTCGATATTTATGAGTACCTATATTTATCTGAGAATCAGTGAGACAGAGATactgagagatgaaggaaggtataccggtatgtgtgtatatgtatgtgtatatgtgtgtgtgtgtgtgtgtgtgtgtgtgtgtgtgtgtgtgtgtgtgtgtgtgtgtgtgtgtgtgtgtatgtgtgtgtttgtgtgtgtgtttgtatgtgtgtttgtgtgtgtgtgtacgtgtgtgtgtgtgtacgtgtgtgtgtgtgtgtgtgtgtgtgtgtgtgtgtgtgtgtgtgtgtgtgtgtgtgtgtgtgtgtgtgtgtgtgtgtgtgtgcgcgcgtgtgtgtgtacatacatacattattgttattctccatATAACTACAACCtatgctacaactactactattgccattAACATTAATTAATGGAGAAACGGACTGACTGTTCGAAAATAGTTTTTCTAGAACTGGCactgcatgtacgtacatatagtgtatatgtaaataaatatataaatatgtaatatgtatattattgtttgtgtgcatctctctctctctctctctctctctctctctctctctctctctctctctctctctctctctctatatatatatatatatatatatatatgcacatgcgcgcgcacacacacacacacacacacacacacacacacacacacacacacacacacacacacacacacacgtctttatttatgtatgtatatgtacacatagatttGTATATAAAGGAAGAGCGATAAGGATGGGGGCGGGTGCgtgggcggggggagagaggagagagaagggaaggaaaggtgacATAAAGAAAAGGCAGGAAacctcaaagaaaacggaaagtcaCCAACGCCTCGAAACACACACGGGCCGAAACTCACCTGCCGCTCGACGTCAGGATGTGCGTTGGAGTCTCGGGTACAGAACTTAACGGTCACAAGCAACACCATGAGAGCGATGTATACCCCGGCGAGGGTGAAGGCCAAAGCCACCCCCGCCATACCATAGGGCTGCATCATCAATAGGGCCGTAGCAGTCAACACAGCAGACATCACCAAAATCACTGCGGTTTCGACACATCTCTTCATTTTTGGATGGGGGGTCGATATTAGTATCAACGACTgttattctctattttctctcacttattcttCACTTTTTATACTCCTTTATAATCGTAAATGATTCAAATATATCCTTTGTTCCTGTCCGGGAGTCGGAAGTGCACTGAACGACGGTTAGCGTTAACTGTCTGCCTTGTGCGAGACGTCCGCTGTTTTTATCAGTTCGCAGTGACGTCACCGCACCGCATCCCCGGCCCGGCCTTCCCTCATGACAAAAACTCTTCGGCTTCAGGCTCCCCGAATTCTTGCGAAGGCTGTTCGATCTGGATTATCTGGAGGGCCGATATAAGATAAATAGGGAATTTAACATaaacatgtgatttttttttttttttcatcaatcgTGCTtgtatgtcttttatttttttgctcttACCTGTGAAAAGTTACCATCTCGTTCTTTTGTGGCGAATTACTCTGCCAGTATCATCTATTAATAGTTTCATAACTCGTCTTCTATTTGAAAACAAACCCTAAGAAATCTCCTATTTCTTATAAAATGCTTACAAACGAATAGCAAAGCCCCTTTCGTTATACAAGAGAAAGTTTTGGTTAAAAGGTTCGTTATAACGGGGTCCCAGCCACTGACTGCCAAGAACCTCCCGAACTGCAAGGAGAGAGACCAATGAGTaatttttttccacctttttttttaagaagaactGCGAAGAGTTTAATGTAAgtacagataacacacacacaaaagagtatAGGAGATTTCGATAAATGGAATTACCAAACCAAACAGTATGAAAATATTACTAACAACTTCTACGCATTTCCTGTAAATTGCAGTGTTCATGTCCTGCTTAACTAATTCCGTTTGTAATAGTCAGTTTTCATCATGTATTACGATTACTGCATACTAGGAATCAATACGCTTCTCTTACTGGAATTCACAGGTATTAGTCATCTGGAATATTCCACTCCGAATCGCAGGTATTCATCACCAAGTGTCGTGAATGTATAAATTCTATTAACAGGAATTCAATTTGATATACATTCAGTGTTCAGTTCTCACAAGAAGTAATTCGTCACCTTTCATCATCAGAAATCATGTATCTTTTAACAGGAATCGCGAATATCACTTGGAATCATGATATTTTTCACTAGTAATCAATCTGGGGGTCTGTACCTGCGTCGTCACACAAACAAGCGTTCCACAACCTCAGTCACACAAAAGAAACGGATTCTGCAACCACATGATTCATCCACGCTAGGTTTTGTGAGCAGTGACAAAATGGATGGTTAGCGAAGAAGTTCGAGCAAATGTAAGGAGCGATGCTAGTATATCGAACTTAACATGAATTTACATGAATCTTtagtgtattatataaatgttctTGAATTACACATGACTTGGAGAAATCCATAcgaattaaaaaatacatatgttaatgcattcacacacacacacatcataacttTCTAAATACTTAGGAGTCAACTTAGATAAAATCTCCATAGTCATTCAGAAAATCTGGAGAGGTCCACAGTTCCAGGTAGACATAGAATTTCCGGTTTAACTAATGAAGACAGGTagcttccttcacccccccccccctcacacatggCGAAACTTCACCAACTTCCCACATGACCTAACACCAGGTCTGTGTTTaactatttgtatgtgtgtttgtttcttgatggaatgtttgttcgtgtgtgtgtatgcttgtatgtgagtatttatgtattgatgaatgagtttatatgtacatgtgtatatatctatcttctctctctctctctctctctctctctctctctctctctctctctatatatatatatatatatatatatatatgtatatatatatgtgtgtgtgtgtgtgtgtatatatataaacacacacacatatatatacacacacatacatatatatacacatatgtgtgtatatatatacacatatgtgtgtatatatatgtatatatatacacatatgtgtgtatatatatgtatatatataaatatttatatatatatatatatatatatatatatgtgtgtgtgtatgcatgtatatgtatgtggatctATCCATGTCAGTATAATTGTCTGTGTGCCTctataaatgcgcacacacacacacacacacacacatacacacacacacacacacacacacatatgtatatatataatttctgcaCACCTCTAAATGCCCTCTTTGACGAATGAAGCAGGTGCTTGTGTCACAACTAGACGTGATTATGATGTTATGAAACTAGTGCTTGTGCATTCTCTTTAGCCGCACTTTAGTTTGCAATTGCATAACTTTTTTGCAATGAAAACCTGCttaatttttaattgttttcgtattttctctttctttattttatgaagTTAAACTGTCTTTAGGCTTTTGACGCTCTTAATATCACTCACTGATTATCTTTGAAGAAAAACAGTGAAAATACAAGGAACAATTTGTAacggaaagaataaaaataaaaacatgcagagagaaaaatacaaagaagagaaggaaacaaaacagtagaaataagatatatgaagaaacacacaaaataataagaaatgaaagacgaagaaacaaatgaacagaaaaagaaatgggaggataaaaagaacaagataaaaaaaagacagaacggCAATAAAGAGGAAGTTACAAGGCGAAAGCAAAGAAGAcacgagataaagagaggaagaacgtaAAAGGAAAAATTGTACTAAAACAAACCATGGTATATGAGGGGATTTCCTGATGCGCTTATGCAACAGAACGGCGTCGTTTGTCTTTTGTCGTTCGTTTGTGACAGGCGCTGTTGTGCTCATGGGTGCGTTTAAGGAGCCAAGTTgtgtatcagaaaaaaaagaaaaaaatggtgagaaggagtaaggagagatgggaaaaggaacaaagggagggagaaagaaaagaagaaaatgttcgGCGGGACGAATGTCCTTTATATAATTATGCAAAATAGATTTCGAAAGAaagcatacatatagacaaacaggcaaatacaacatttacatatatatatatatgtatgtatacacatgtatacacacacacacacacactcacacacacacacacacacacacatacacacacacacacacacacacacacacacacatattaaatatatatatcaaatatatacatatatatacataatatatatatatatatatatatatatatatatatatatatatatacatacatatgtatatacacacacagagagggagggagggagagagagagagagagagagagagagagagagagagagagagagagagagagagagagagagagagagagagagagagagagacaaacacttGAGAGTGTACATATTCATCtacatacacattcatctatctatctatatatatatatatatatatatatatatatatatatatatatatatatatacaacaagcaCACCAACAAATTAATCAGAAGAAAC
The sequence above is drawn from the Penaeus chinensis breed Huanghai No. 1 chromosome 33, ASM1920278v2, whole genome shotgun sequence genome and encodes:
- the LOC125043162 gene encoding kinesin-like protein KIF21B, with the protein product MKRCVETAVILVMSAVLTATALLMMQPYGMAGVALAFTLAGVYIALMVLLVTVKFCTRDSNAHPDVERQASHLNDAPPPYDQVVTKPPSYRTLFFPSPPRLLAALATNPGLMTPPGDTKTTTGLAASFGAPLSAADGNGLTTPLPTVHGTLPSNYPVTSGGVSTTQDEVRAPSEGDTTERRTGEEGPTAPERAPGSSAPSSPPSRPRTPRRVRFELADSESDGGQESPEPFPDESIAEADSSKS